One Ostrea edulis chromosome 6, xbOstEdul1.1, whole genome shotgun sequence genomic window, TGATCTGGTGGAAGTAGACCCCTTTCAAGAATCCATCACGTTTGCCAGCACGGCTAATTTAGCCTACCGACGAGGATTCATGGTTGAAAATACCATCGCCATCATTCCTAATATGGGCTACCGGCCAGCACGACGATATTCAGCTAAAGCTTGTCGTTGGCTCGCCTGGCTAGAACATCAACAGCACTGCATACGACATGCTAGAAATGGGGGCGAAGTCACCCTTGGACCCTATACAGTAGATGGGTATGATGAGGAATCCCGTATCGTGTACGAATTCTATGGCTGTTACTGGCACGGTTGTCCCACCTGTTACCCGAATCTGTTGACTGACATGCATCCTCATCGTGTTCAGCATACGTATCAAGACCTCTACCTGGACACCTTAAAACGAGCCAGTGCTTTAGAAGACCAAGGCTATACAGTCGTGAGCATATGGGAACACGAGTTTGATCGTCAGACCCAGACCAATGCCGACTTACAGGAATTTTTACAAGGAGTCGATATACAAGATCCTTTGAATCCCCGTGACGCTTTGTACGGAGGCCGGACCAATGCTACACGACTGTATTGTGAGGAAGGGGATATGCGATACGTGGATGTCTGTTCCCTGTACCCGTACGTGTTGAAATACAAGCCATTTCCCGTCCAACATCCCCAAGTCATCACCACCCATTTCACCGATGTCAGAGACTATTTCGGGCTCATTCGTTGTCGTGTCTTACCACCCCGAGAGCTGTATCACCCCGTATTACCTTACAAGACCGGGGGCAAATTACTCTTTCCCATATGCCGCACCTGTACGGAACAGCGCAACTTAGGACCCGAAGAGCGGTGCCAGCACACCGATTCTGAACGCAGTCTCACTGGAACCTGGGTGACCACCGAACTTCACAAAGCATTAGATCTGGGCTATCGTCTCGACCGCATTTACGAAGTTTGGCATTTTGAGAAAACCAGTGACCACTTATTTCGAGCGTATATCaacacctttttgaaaattaaacaagaagctTCCGGATTCCCCGAGGATTGTCAAACAGCCCAACAGCAGCAACATTACATTGAGGAAATTCAGCAACGAGAAGGCATTGCCATGAACCCGGCCGACATCCAGAAAAATCCGGTCCGAAGAaccattgccaaactctttttaaattgcTTGTGGGGAAAATTTGCTCAACGATTACAATTACCCAAATCCCTGTATCTcacggaagaagaagaattacaaCAGAAATTACAAGATGCCACTTTAGAAGTCAAAGGCATCGAACTCTTAGAAAATCGTGAACGCCCCGAATGTGATATGATGCTGATCAATTATCAggagaaagaagaatttttagaagACTGCCCCTTTGGAAACGTGGTGCTGGCGTGTTTTACAACAGCTCATGCTCGTTTACATTTGTACGAGACGTTACAGCCTTTGGGAGAGCGTGTCTTATACTTTGACACGGATAGTATCATCTATCAGCACGACGAGACCCAGTTCAACCCCACCATTATCAACAGTTTAGGCGGCTGGACCGATGAATTGGGTGGAGATCGTATCATCAAGTACATGTCGGGCGGGCCCAAAAATTATGCGTACGAGACCCAGAATGGAAAATCTGTCTGCAAAGTCAAAGGATTGACACTCAATTATCGTGCCTCTAGAGTCGTGTCTCTCGATACGttggaaaaaatgttgaaaggagaagaagaagaagaagaagtccATGTCCGCTATCCACACTTTATTCAACGAACCCGCCAACATGATGTGCGAACCATTCCTCTGGTGAAGAAATACCGCATGGTGTATGATAAACGTCAACGTATTCATGACTATGACACGCTGCCTTACGGGTATTAAAAAAGGACACGCTAGAGAAAACCATCAGTCTGCAAAATGAGTAAATACGGATCACTACAGAATCCTTCAGTGCCTTCCTATGGTGAATTATCGGCTCGTCTAGCGTCATTTCATACAGCCCCCGATATTCTGTTGAACTTATTACCTAACATTGCAGAAGCCGGATTCTTTTACAAAGGAATGGATGATCATGTGCGTTGTTTTCATTGCACATTATCTCTCAAACATTGGGAACCCGGGGACGATCCTTGGATAGAACATGCCTATTGGAGCCCTCATTGTGCTTACGTGTTGTGCAATAAAAGTGTCAAATGGGTACGACAAGCCTTCAATGCCTATGCCCGCGCTAAAGACAGTGATCGCGATTGGGGAGACTTACCCTTAGACGCGGCAGGGAATCCAATGTGTACCcagaaatgtcacatttgtttagaacgagacttgagaattgcttttttaccttgtggtcatttatgtacttgtgcTATGTGTGCTTCAGGACTTAGAACATGTCCTATTTGTAGAGATTCTTTTGTAGAAACGGTTCgtatttttacttgttaataaatatgtatgatcccatgaacttgtgtcatttatcaagatgtataCCTACGAGACACTTGACCCTTTTCagttgaaacatgaatttaccaTGGTG contains:
- the LOC130047234 gene encoding uncharacterized protein LOC130047234, encoding MVENTIAIIPNMGYRPARRYSAKACRWLAWLEHQQHCIRHARNGGEVTLGPYTVDGYDEESRIVYEFYGCYWHGCPTCYPNLLTDMHPHRVQHTYQDLYLDTLKRASALEDQGYTVVSIWEHEFDRQTQTNADLQEFLQGVDIQDPLNPRDALYGGRTNATRLYCEEGDMRYVDVCSLYPYVLKYKPFPVQHPQVITTHFTDVRDYFGLIRCRVLPPRELYHPVLPYKTGGKLLFPICRTCTEQRNLGPEERCQHTDSERSLTGTWVTTELHKALDLGYRLDRIYEVWHFEKTSDHLFRAYINTFLKIKQEASGFPEDCQTAQQQQHYIEEIQQREGIAMNPADIQKNPVRRTIAKLFLNCLWGKFAQRLQLPKSLYLTEEEELQQKLQDATLEVKGIELLENRERPECDMMLINYQEKEEFLEDCPFGNVVLACFTTAHARLHLYETLQPLGERVLYFDTDSIIYQHDETQFNPTIINSLGGWTDELGGDRIIKYMSGGPKNYAYETQNGKSVCKVKGLTLNYRASRVVSLDTLEKMLKGEEEEEEVHVRYPHFIQRTRQHDVRTIPLVKKYRMVYDKRQRIHDYDTLPYGY